From the Roseofilum casamattae BLCC-M143 genome, the window ACTCTCTGGCCGATCTACAGATGGCGCAACTGCAACTGGTGCAAAGCGAGAAAATGTCAGCCTTAGGTAACTTGGTTGCCGGAGTGGCCCACGAAATTAATAATCCCGTTGCATTTATTGCTGGAAACCTAGACCCAGCAAGAGATTACCTAGACGATTTATTCCGGATAATTGACCTTTATCAGCAAGAACTACCGCATCCGAGCAAAGCAATTGAGGAAGAAATCGAAGCGATAGACTTAGAATTTCTGCGCGATGATTTACCGCAATTAATCTCTTCCATGCAGGAAGGAACCGATCGCATTCGCCACATTAGCACGTCCCTACGCACCTTCTCGCGCACGGACAAAGAATATAAAGTTCCGTTTAATGTGCATGAGGGTATTGACAGTACCTTGCTCATTCTCAAACATCGCCTGAAAGCTAACGAAGAGCGTCCGGACATTGAAATTATCAAAGAGTACGGACAATTGCCAGAAGTGCAATGCTTTCCCGGACAGCTCAATCAAGTATTTATGAATCTAATTGCTAATGCGATCGATGCATTAGATGAAGGAAATAACGGACGTAGCTTTGATGAGATTGCCGCTCGGCCCAATCAAATTGAGATTCGCACCTTCATCGAACACCAACAAGTAAAGATCTGTATTAGGGACAATGGTACGGGAATGCCCGAGGAAGTGCAAGAGCGAATTTTTGAGCAAGGATTTACCACGAAAGGAGTGGGGAAAGGTACGGGTTTGGGAATGGCGATCGCCCTTTCAATTATCGAAGAAAAGCATGGAGGTAGAATTAGCTGTCATTCTGAATTAGGCAAAGGGACTGAGTTTGCGATCGCTATTCCTTTAGATGAGAAGCCATCAATTACAGATTAGAATCATCTAAAAATCACCTGAGTGCAACATACATTATCTTCAAATTTTTGTCAAAAAAAAATACAGGTATAATAGATCGAACATCGGAGTGCGATCGCGGTAAGCAGTTTACAGTTTATCTGCCGTTAAGTTAAAATAAATTCAGATCGTTAACAAAATATTTATAATCTTTTAGTTTTCATAAATTGAGGAGAGCAACCGATGAATATCTCCAGTTTATCCCTAAGAAACTATGAAATTAACACTCTTATTTACCAGAGCGTTCGCACCCTAGTTTATCGAGGACGAAAAATTAATGACGGACAACCCGTAGCGATCAAATTGATGCAACGGGAATATCCAACCTTTAACGAATTAGTCCAATTTCGTAACCAGTACGCCATTGCCAAGAATGTCAGTATAGAAGGAATCGTAAAACCCTATGCTCTAGAACGTTACCAGAACCGTTATGCCCTCATCATGGAAGATTCTGGGGGAATTTCGCTAGCTGAATATTATCAAAACTCAACTCTAGCTCTCCCAGAATTTTTGTCTCTGGGCATTCAACTGTCCCGGATTCTCCATCAATTGCACCAACATCGGGTGATCCATAAAGACATAAAACCTGCAAATATACTCATCCATCCCGAAACTAAAGAAGTGCAACTGATCGATTTTAGCATTTCATCTTTACTGCCCAAAGAAACCCAAACTTTGCAAACACCGAATGTCCTTGAAGGAACTCTAGCCTATATTTCTCCAGAACAAACCGGTCGCATGAACCGAGGTATAGATTATCGCAGCGATTTCTATTCTCTAGGAGTCACATTTTATGAGCTTCTCAACGGCAATTTACCCTTTGAGACCAATGATTCCCTAGAACTGGTTCACTGTCACATTGCCAAAACTCCTCCAGCAATAAACTCTCAAATTCCGAGTTCCTTGAGGAATATAGTAATGAAACTAATGGCAAAAAATGCCGAAGACCGGTATCAAAGTGCTTTGGGTTTGAAGTATGATTTAGAAAAATGCTTTGCTCAGTGGCAAGAAAAAGGCACTATTGAGCTATTTGAGTTAGGAAAGCGGGATCTGAGCGATCGCTTCTGTGTCCCAGAAAAACTCTATGGGCGAGAAACCGAAGTTCAAACCCTACTGGATGCCTTCGAGCGAGTCACATCCCCAGACTTCAGTAAGAGTAACCAGGGAGAAGGTTCAAAAGCCGAAATAATTCTGGTGGCGGGCTACTCAGGCATCGGAAAAACCGCCATCATTAACGAAGTCCACAAACCGATTACGCGACAAAAAGGATACTTTATCAAAGGGAAATTTGATCAATTTAGCCGCAGCAATCCCTTTTCAGCTTTCGTACAAGCATTTCGAGACTTAATTGGACAATTACTCGGAGAATTCGATGAGCAATTGCAAAGGTGGAAAGCGAAAATCCTAGAAGCTGTCGGAGAAAACGGGCAAGTGCTGATTGAAGTCATTCCCGAACTCGAACGCATTATTGGAGAGCAACCTCCAGTTCCCGAACTTGAAGGGAATGCAGCCCAGAACCGCTTTAACCTCCTATTCGAGAAATTCATCGCCATCTTCACCACCAAAGAGCATCCCTTAACCATCTTTATCGATGACTTGCAATGGGCGGACTCAGCATCCCTAGATTTACTGAAAGTTTTGATGGGAGAGAGTCAGAATGGATATCTATTACTCTTAGGTGCATATCGAGATAACGAAGTGTCTCCCACCCATCCATTTATCCTTTGCTTGGGGGAATTAGAGCAACACAACACGACCATTTCGACCCTTACTCTTAGCCCCTTATCTATCAGTTATATCAATCAATTAGTCGCAGAAACCCTCATTTGCGATCTCGAATTAGCCATGCCTTTAACGGAGTTAGTGCATCAAAAAACTCAAGGGAATCCCTTCTTTGCCACTCAGTTTCTAAAAGGATTACATAAAGATGGATTAATTGAATTTAATCCAGATTTGGGCTATTGGGAATGCGATTTCGTCAGGGTCAGAGAAGCCGCTCTCACAAATGACGTAGTACAGTTTATGATAGGACAGTTGCAAAAGCTGCCTGAAGATACTCAAGCCGTGCTAAAACTGGCCGCATGTATCGGCAACCAATTTGACTTAGAGACATTAGAGATTATCTGCAATACCCCTTCAGAAGAAGTAGCAGCCGCTCTGTGGAGTGCTCTCCGAGAAGGGTTAGTTTTACCCCAGAGCCAAGCCTACAAGTTTTTCCAAGGAGGGGAGAAAGAAGACGAAGGAGGAGAGAGGATCTCCGTAGTTTATCGTTTCTTGCACGATCGCGTACAGCAAGCAGCTTATGCCTTGATTGAGGAAACACAGAAAAAAGCAGTTCACCTTCAAATCGGACAGTTGCTGCGGCAAAATACAGCAGCCGAGGCATCATCAGCAAGAATATTTGAAATTGCAGATCATTTAAATATTGCCTGGGAACTAATGGCGGATGAATCAGAACGAATCGCATTAGCGAGACTGAATTTAGAGGCAGGAAAAAAAGCAAAATCTTCGACAGCTTATGCAGCAGCTTTAGAGCAATACTTTACTCGTGGAATTGAAGTGTTGCCAGCAGAAAAGTGGCAGAACTATTATGAATTGACATTTCGTTTATATCGAGAATGCTCGGAATGTGAATATCTCTGCGGTAATTTTGAGAAAGCCGAGGAACTATTTGACGAAATTTTAGAGCAAGTTAATTCAGATATTGAACGGGCAGAAATCCAAAACATCCGCGTCATTTTATATGATAATATAGGTAAATATGCAGAAGCAATCGAGACAGCAGCAGATGCAGTAAATCGGTTTGGGATAAACTTACCAACAACAGATACAGAAGCAATATCGTTGGAGTTTGAGAAAGAACTAGAACGACTGAATAACAGTCTCAAATTCATCAAGATTTCCGAACTGTTAGATATACCAGCAATGAACGATCCAGCTATGGTCGCTGCCATGAAACTCTTAGCCGATCTCACTGGCCCTACTTATTTCACCAATCAAGATTTATGTTCTTTGATATCATTGAAAATGGTTAATATATCCATCGACTATGGCAACTCCGAGAGTTCTGCTCATGGATATGTCTACTGGGGGTTTACGATTGGTCCAAAACTAAATAACTACAAAGCAGCCTATGAATTCGGCCAATTGGGACTACAGCTAAACGAGCGTTTCAATAATCCTAGTTTGGACTGTAAGATTGCTAATATGTTTGGTGCTTTTGTCAATCCTTGGCGGAATCATCTAGAGGCAGGAATTCCAGTGTTAAGGCGTGGCGTTCAAATTGGTTCAGAGATTTTAGATGTCTGGGCGACTTATAACGGATATCATTTGATTCTGCAACGAATTCTCTGTGCAGAGGATCTTAATAGTATTCTAGAGGAGTCCAAGCAGCATCTTGAATTCTGTAACAGAATCAAAAGTCATATTTTTTCTCTGCTTCAAAAATTCTATCAAGGCATTGTTCTAAATTTGAAAGGATTAACTCTAGACAAGTTTTCATTGAGTTTCTCATCCAATTCGTATGATTTTAATGAAGAAGAATGCCTGCAAGAATGGAAGGAAACGAACTTCATGCCTGGAGTCGTCCCTTACTACATATTTAAAGCTCAGATTTTTTTCTCTTATAGAGAATACGAAAAAGCCCTAGAAATGATTGAAAAGAGCGATCGCGACCTCGTTTTTATTTCAGGAATTCCCAGCCAAGCAAATCATTATATGTACTATTCTCTAATTTTGATGGCACTGTATGCAGAAGCGGATACTTCGCAACAAAGGGAATACGAGGAAATTATCGCAGCCAATCAAGAGAAGATGAAGCTTTGGGCAGATAATTGCTCGGAAAACTTCTTACATAAATATACTTTAGTGGAGGCAGAAAGAGCCAGAATTGCCGGACAATATCTGAAAGCAATGGACGATTACGATCGCGCCATAGCCGCAGCCAAAGAAAATGGCTATATTCAAGAGGAAGCCTTAGCTAACGAACTCGCTGCTCAATTCTACCTCAACTGGGGCAAAGAAAAGTTTGCCGCCGTTCATCTGCAAGCCTCCTACTACTGCTACGCTCAATGGGAAGCCAAAGCAAAAATGGACGATCTCCAACAGTGCTATCCCGAACTTCTCAAGTCAATTGTTGAAAACGATCGCAACGCTTCAAAATCAGGAATTAGCATCTCCAAAATTACCAGCAATTATCATAGCAAAAATGCAAGTATTTCCAGCATTTCTTCTATTCTCGATTTTTCCTCCCTTTTAAAAGCCTCTCAAATCTTATCGGGAGAGATCGAACTCGATCGGCTAGTTTCCACCCTGATGAAGATCATTATCGAGAATGCCGGAGCAACGAAAGGAGCCTTATTATTAATTGACGATGAAGGATTGAAGGTAGAGGCGATCGCCACGCGCACCCATGCCGAAAATGATTTAACGCTTGATTCGTTAAATCAATCCATTCCCCTCGAAAACTATTCCGATTTACCCGCCGGATTAATTAATACCGTTAGACGCACCACCGAAACTGCTCTATTAGATGCCAAAACTGCCCAAACTCAATTTGCCACCGATAATTATTTACTGCGCTTTTCTCCCCAAAGTTTGCTCTGTATGCCATTGCTCGGGCGCGGCAATTTAATCGGCATTCTTTATTTAGAAAATCATCTCACTGCCAATGCATTTACCATGGATAGAATAGAAGTGCTAGATGCCCTATGTGCCCAAGCTGCAATTTCCTTAACCAATGCACGACTGTACGAACAGGCCCAACAAGCATTAACCGATCTGCAACAAGCCCAACTGCAATTAGTGCAAAGTGAGAAAATGTCAGCTTTGGGCAACTTGCTGGCAGGAGTAGCCCACGAAATTAATAATCCCGTGGCATTTATTGCCGGCAATATAGATCCAGCTCAACATTACTTAGAAGACCTATTTGGACTCATTGACCTGTATCAGCAAGAATATCCACAGCCAACAGAAGTTATAGAAGAAGAAATCGAAACCATAGATTTAGAGTTTCTCAGAGAAGATTTACCCCAACTGATTGCGTCGATGCGAGAAGGAACCGATCGCATTCGCCACATTAGTACGTCCCTACGCACCTTCTCGCGCACGGATAAAGAACATCAAGTCCCGTTTAATGTGCATGACGGCCTTGACAGTACCTTGCTCATTTTGAAACATCGCCTGAAAGCTAACGAAGAGCGTCCGGACATTGAAATTATCAAAGAGTACGGACAATTGCCAGAAGTGCAATGCTTTCCCGGACAGCTCAATCAAGTATTTATGAATCTAATTGCTAATGCGATCGATGCATTAGATGAAGGAAATAACGGACGTAGCTTTGATGAGATTGCCGCTCGGCCCAATCAAATTGAGATTCGCACCTTCATCGAACACCAACAAGTAAAAATCTGTATTAAGGACAATGGTACGGGAATGCCCGAGGAAGTGCAAGAGCGAATTTTTGAGCAAGGATTTACCACGAAAGGAGTGGGGAAAGGTACGGGTTTGGGAATGGCGATCGCCCTTTCAATTATCGAAGAAAAGCATGGAGGTAGAATTAGCTGTCATTCTGAATTAGGCAAAGGGACTGAGTTTGCGATCGCTATTCCTCTTCATTTTCCTGGGTGATATTACTTAAGTACTTGTAAGGAATGACTGACGATCGCTGGGGGAGTGC encodes:
- a CDS encoding trifunctional serine/threonine-protein kinase/ATP-binding protein/sensor histidine kinase — protein: MNISSLSLRNYEINTLIYQSVRTLVYRGRKINDGQPVAIKLMQREYPTFNELVQFRNQYAIAKNVSIEGIVKPYALERYQNRYALIMEDSGGISLAEYYQNSTLALPEFLSLGIQLSRILHQLHQHRVIHKDIKPANILIHPETKEVQLIDFSISSLLPKETQTLQTPNVLEGTLAYISPEQTGRMNRGIDYRSDFYSLGVTFYELLNGNLPFETNDSLELVHCHIAKTPPAINSQIPSSLRNIVMKLMAKNAEDRYQSALGLKYDLEKCFAQWQEKGTIELFELGKRDLSDRFCVPEKLYGRETEVQTLLDAFERVTSPDFSKSNQGEGSKAEIILVAGYSGIGKTAIINEVHKPITRQKGYFIKGKFDQFSRSNPFSAFVQAFRDLIGQLLGEFDEQLQRWKAKILEAVGENGQVLIEVIPELERIIGEQPPVPELEGNAAQNRFNLLFEKFIAIFTTKEHPLTIFIDDLQWADSASLDLLKVLMGESQNGYLLLLGAYRDNEVSPTHPFILCLGELEQHNTTISTLTLSPLSISYINQLVAETLICDLELAMPLTELVHQKTQGNPFFATQFLKGLHKDGLIEFNPDLGYWECDFVRVREAALTNDVVQFMIGQLQKLPEDTQAVLKLAACIGNQFDLETLEIICNTPSEEVAAALWSALREGLVLPQSQAYKFFQGGEKEDEGGERISVVYRFLHDRVQQAAYALIEETQKKAVHLQIGQLLRQNTAAEASSARIFEIADHLNIAWELMADESERIALARLNLEAGKKAKSSTAYAAALEQYFTRGIEVLPAEKWQNYYELTFRLYRECSECEYLCGNFEKAEELFDEILEQVNSDIERAEIQNIRVILYDNIGKYAEAIETAADAVNRFGINLPTTDTEAISLEFEKELERLNNSLKFIKISELLDIPAMNDPAMVAAMKLLADLTGPTYFTNQDLCSLISLKMVNISIDYGNSESSAHGYVYWGFTIGPKLNNYKAAYEFGQLGLQLNERFNNPSLDCKIANMFGAFVNPWRNHLEAGIPVLRRGVQIGSEILDVWATYNGYHLILQRILCAEDLNSILEESKQHLEFCNRIKSHIFSLLQKFYQGIVLNLKGLTLDKFSLSFSSNSYDFNEEECLQEWKETNFMPGVVPYYIFKAQIFFSYREYEKALEMIEKSDRDLVFISGIPSQANHYMYYSLILMALYAEADTSQQREYEEIIAANQEKMKLWADNCSENFLHKYTLVEAERARIAGQYLKAMDDYDRAIAAAKENGYIQEEALANELAAQFYLNWGKEKFAAVHLQASYYCYAQWEAKAKMDDLQQCYPELLKSIVENDRNASKSGISISKITSNYHSKNASISSISSILDFSSLLKASQILSGEIELDRLVSTLMKIIIENAGATKGALLLIDDEGLKVEAIATRTHAENDLTLDSLNQSIPLENYSDLPAGLINTVRRTTETALLDAKTAQTQFATDNYLLRFSPQSLLCMPLLGRGNLIGILYLENHLTANAFTMDRIEVLDALCAQAAISLTNARLYEQAQQALTDLQQAQLQLVQSEKMSALGNLLAGVAHEINNPVAFIAGNIDPAQHYLEDLFGLIDLYQQEYPQPTEVIEEEIETIDLEFLREDLPQLIASMREGTDRIRHISTSLRTFSRTDKEHQVPFNVHDGLDSTLLILKHRLKANEERPDIEIIKEYGQLPEVQCFPGQLNQVFMNLIANAIDALDEGNNGRSFDEIAARPNQIEIRTFIEHQQVKICIKDNGTGMPEEVQERIFEQGFTTKGVGKGTGLGMAIALSIIEEKHGGRISCHSELGKGTEFAIAIPLHFPG